The following coding sequences lie in one Psychrobacter arenosus genomic window:
- a CDS encoding P-II family nitrogen regulator, with product MKLITAILKPFKLDDVREALSEIGVKGVTVTEVKGFGRQKGHTELYRGAEYVVDFLPKVKVEVAVTDEMVDPAIEAITRIASTGKIGDGKIFVTPLEQVIRIRTGETGPDAI from the coding sequence ATGAAGCTTATTACTGCGATTTTGAAACCGTTTAAGCTGGATGATGTGCGCGAAGCACTGTCTGAAATCGGCGTGAAAGGTGTCACTGTTACTGAAGTCAAAGGCTTTGGTCGTCAAAAGGGCCATACCGAATTGTATCGTGGCGCTGAATATGTGGTCGACTTTTTACCTAAAGTGAAAGTGGAAGTCGCTGTCACAGATGAGATGGTAGACCCTGCTATTGAAGCTATTACCCGTATTGCCAGCACGGGCAAAATTGGTGACGGCAAAATCTTCGTTACCCCACTTGAGCAGGTTATTCGTATCCGCACAGGTGAAACCGGGCCAGACGCTATCTAA